The Breoghania sp. genome has a segment encoding these proteins:
- a CDS encoding alpha/beta fold hydrolase, which yields MASDPILLIHGAWQGSWVWDAFAPLLEAEGFSVHALDLPGNGNGDVDPRDVTLALYLRYLDGVLEAIGRPVTLVAHSGGGLVATALAERHADQVARIIYIAGMMLPSDWSFADVQREVDGESALPSGVTSELSWSADRQVSTVPRAAATAILFSDCAPDLAAAGAARLTPQGEGGRAIRVTTTPGRFGRVPRIYVEATEDRSVLLKVQRRMQQLVPGATVISLPTGHAPHVSAPHLLAEALLPFLREEGADTPDDIATTRKPIPLTDGAS from the coding sequence ATGGCGAGCGATCCCATCCTACTCATTCATGGTGCCTGGCAGGGAAGCTGGGTCTGGGATGCCTTCGCGCCGCTGCTGGAGGCGGAGGGCTTCTCCGTGCACGCTCTCGATCTGCCCGGAAACGGCAATGGCGATGTCGATCCGCGCGACGTCACGCTCGCTCTCTATCTTCGATATCTTGATGGCGTTCTGGAGGCCATCGGTCGCCCGGTTACCCTGGTGGCCCACTCCGGCGGTGGATTGGTCGCGACCGCGCTCGCCGAACGCCATGCCGATCAGGTCGCCCGCATCATCTATATCGCGGGAATGATGCTGCCGTCGGATTGGTCCTTCGCCGATGTGCAGCGCGAGGTCGATGGTGAAAGCGCCTTGCCATCGGGCGTCACAAGCGAACTGTCATGGTCGGCGGACCGTCAGGTCTCCACCGTGCCGCGCGCCGCTGCTACCGCGATCCTCTTCAGCGATTGTGCGCCGGATCTGGCCGCAGCCGGAGCCGCCCGTCTGACGCCGCAGGGGGAGGGTGGGCGCGCCATCCGCGTGACCACGACACCGGGCCGTTTCGGGCGTGTGCCCCGCATCTATGTCGAGGCGACCGAGGACCGCTCGGTTCTCCTCAAGGTTCAGCGCCGCATGCAGCAGCTCGTGCCCGGCGCGACCGTGATTTCGCTGCCGACCGGCCACGCCCCCCATGTCAGTGCCCCCCATCTGCTCGCAGAAGCTCTTCTGCCCTTTCTGCGGGAAGAGGGCGCCGACACGCCGGACGACATTGCAACGACAAGAAAGCCGATACCCCTTACAGACGGAGCCTCCTGA
- a CDS encoding ABC transporter permease: MLAVVFVLATWQAATVAFKIPSFLLPSPSRIVTDGFKVEWFIWANHIWATFRVAVMGYALAIAVAIPLAIGLAMSRLLSRTLYPMLVVIQSTPVVAVAPIIVVTLGSGDLPKVVITFLITFFPIVVSTTTGLLATPEELIELSRSLRAGRSSEIFHIRLPFALPFLFSALKISTTLAVIGAVVAEFVAAENGLGFFIAFSTSFFKIPQAFSGLVILVMLSLALFRLVGFIQKRFAPWSLPKSER, encoded by the coding sequence CTGCTGGCCGTCGTCTTCGTGCTCGCCACCTGGCAGGCGGCGACCGTCGCCTTCAAGATCCCGTCCTTCCTGCTGCCGTCGCCCTCGCGCATCGTTACAGATGGCTTCAAGGTGGAATGGTTCATCTGGGCAAACCACATCTGGGCCACGTTCCGCGTCGCCGTCATGGGCTATGCGCTGGCCATCGCGGTTGCCATCCCGCTGGCGATCGGTCTGGCTATGTCGCGGCTATTGTCGCGCACGCTTTACCCGATGCTGGTGGTGATCCAGTCCACGCCCGTGGTGGCCGTTGCGCCGATCATTGTGGTCACGCTTGGTTCCGGTGATCTGCCGAAGGTGGTGATCACCTTCCTGATCACCTTCTTCCCGATTGTCGTCTCCACCACGACCGGCCTGCTCGCCACGCCCGAGGAGCTGATCGAGCTGTCGCGCTCTCTGAGGGCAGGGCGGTCGAGCGAGATCTTCCATATCCGGCTGCCCTTCGCGCTGCCGTTCCTCTTCTCCGCGCTGAAGATCTCCACGACGCTTGCCGTCATCGGCGCGGTGGTGGCGGAATTTGTGGCGGCCGAAAACGGCCTCGGGTTCTTCATCGCCTTCTCCACCTCCTTCTTCAAGATCCCGCAGGCCTTCTCCGGGCTGGTCATTCTGGTGATGCTGTCGCTGGCGCTCTTCCGCCTCGTCGGCTTCATCCAGAAGCGCTTCGCCCCCTGGTCGCTGCCGAAATCCGAAAGGTAA
- a CDS encoding 2-oxoglutarate and iron-dependent oxygenase domain-containing protein: MSAQAALSARQLDTAALPVIDVSDLSSSDPARRKAVGEALRTACLDKGFFYCAGHGVPQGLIDAMFAETKALFDQPLERKMAIEKSKSGCNRGYEVLGGQTLEADAPPDRKEGFYIGVELPEDDPRIQEGRFNRGANQWPGDLPGFRPTMVAYFAALQELGERLMRGLALSLDLDENHFAPYCRDPLTTLRLLHYPPQRPDAEEGEKGAGAHTDFGGLTVLMQDDVGGLQVYDNDAESWIHANPIPGTFVCNLGDMIQRWTNGKYRSNLHRVVNASGRERYSIPFFHVGNPDYEVACISTCLDEGEVPDYPPIRVEDHLKAMYAKTYK; encoded by the coding sequence ATGTCTGCACAAGCCGCCCTTTCTGCCCGTCAGCTTGATACCGCCGCTTTGCCGGTCATCGATGTTTCTGACCTTTCTTCCTCAGATCCGGCGCGGCGCAAGGCTGTGGGGGAGGCGCTTCGCACTGCCTGTCTCGACAAGGGCTTCTTCTACTGCGCGGGGCACGGCGTCCCGCAGGGCCTGATCGACGCCATGTTCGCGGAGACCAAGGCTCTCTTCGACCAGCCGCTTGAGCGCAAGATGGCGATCGAGAAATCGAAATCCGGCTGCAATCGTGGTTATGAGGTGCTGGGGGGGCAGACGCTGGAAGCCGATGCCCCGCCCGACCGCAAGGAAGGCTTCTATATCGGTGTCGAGCTGCCTGAGGATGATCCGCGGATTCAGGAAGGGCGGTTCAATCGTGGTGCGAACCAGTGGCCGGGCGACCTGCCGGGCTTCCGGCCCACCATGGTCGCCTATTTCGCGGCCCTTCAGGAGCTTGGCGAACGGTTGATGCGCGGTCTGGCTCTGTCGCTGGATCTCGACGAGAACCATTTCGCTCCCTATTGCCGCGATCCTCTGACGACGCTCCGCCTGTTGCACTATCCGCCCCAGCGTCCCGACGCAGAGGAGGGCGAGAAGGGGGCTGGTGCTCACACGGACTTCGGTGGCCTGACCGTCCTGATGCAGGACGATGTCGGAGGCCTTCAGGTCTATGACAACGATGCGGAAAGCTGGATCCATGCCAATCCGATCCCAGGCACCTTTGTCTGCAATCTCGGAGACATGATCCAGCGCTGGACCAACGGGAAATACCGTTCCAACCTCCACCGTGTGGTGAATGCCTCAGGCCGCGAACGCTATTCGATCCCGTTCTTTCATGTCGGCAATCCCGATTACGAGGTCGCCTGCATTTCAACCTGCCTCGATGAAGGCGAAGTCCCGGACTATCCGCCGATCCGCGTGGAGGATCACCTCAAGGCCATGTACGCCAAGACCTACAAGTGA
- a CDS encoding ABC transporter permease: MSKASGAGAGTISYALFFFAFLFGPLIIMVVTAFNSSSFPRITPWECFTTDWFGVLVGNSRLMGGLGTSVIIGIGVVMLAVPIGLAGALALSELSPRLRATLYTVLITPILIPGVVLGISTIVFWGLVGRAFGEDYASAFYNGLFLTLIGQVTFISAYAMLIFSARLQRFDPTLTEAALDLGATPGQCFRKILLPFLKPAIGSAAFLTLLASFENYNTTVFTILSDSTFTTALASKVRLGTDPSLSALAVIIIGLTLMGAMVHEAYTRRQSLLRSGKPEISPLYANPVTRVMTHPAGLAVILIGIAAGLIYAGSEHDSSVCKANILAEKRAVQEQLLKEQRERIRKQREEATPAAPANGGSKNNPSPFGGAFKPGGLAPKPETAPTNPSPFGGAFKPNALKPDSN; encoded by the coding sequence ATGAGCAAGGCAAGCGGAGCCGGTGCGGGAACGATCAGCTATGCGCTGTTCTTCTTCGCCTTCCTGTTTGGACCACTCATCATCATGGTGGTCACGGCGTTCAACTCGTCGTCCTTCCCGCGCATCACACCGTGGGAATGCTTCACGACGGACTGGTTCGGTGTGCTGGTCGGAAATTCCCGGCTCATGGGCGGGCTCGGCACCAGTGTCATCATCGGCATCGGCGTCGTGATGCTGGCGGTTCCCATCGGGCTTGCGGGCGCGCTGGCACTGTCGGAACTCTCGCCGCGCCTCAGAGCCACGCTCTACACGGTGCTGATCACGCCGATCCTCATTCCCGGCGTGGTGCTCGGCATCTCCACAATCGTCTTCTGGGGCTTGGTGGGCCGCGCCTTCGGCGAGGACTATGCGTCGGCCTTCTACAACGGACTGTTCCTGACGCTCATCGGCCAGGTGACCTTCATCTCGGCCTACGCGATGCTGATCTTTTCCGCCCGCCTCCAGCGTTTCGATCCAACGCTGACGGAAGCAGCCCTCGATCTGGGCGCGACACCCGGTCAGTGTTTTCGCAAGATCCTGCTGCCCTTCCTGAAACCGGCCATCGGCTCGGCAGCCTTCCTGACGCTTCTGGCGTCATTCGAGAACTACAACACCACCGTCTTCACCATCCTGTCGGACAGCACCTTCACCACCGCACTCGCCTCCAAGGTGCGGCTGGGGACGGACCCGTCGCTTTCCGCCCTTGCTGTCATCATCATCGGCCTGACGCTGATGGGTGCGATGGTGCATGAGGCGTACACGCGCCGCCAATCGCTGCTGCGTTCCGGCAAACCGGAGATCTCGCCGCTTTACGCCAATCCCGTCACCCGGGTGATGACCCATCCAGCGGGCCTTGCGGTGATCCTGATCGGCATCGCGGCGGGGCTCATCTATGCAGGCAGCGAGCATGACTCAAGCGTCTGCAAAGCGAATATTCTGGCGGAAAAGCGCGCAGTTCAGGAGCAGCTTCTGAAAGAACAGCGCGAGCGCATCCGCAAACAGCGCGAAGAAGCGACGCCGGCGGCTCCCGCCAACGGTGGGTCGAAGAACAATCCGTCCCCCTTCGGCGGCGCGTTCAAGCCGGGGGGGCTGGCCCCGAAGCCGGAAACGGCTCCCACCAATCCCTCGCCCTTCGGTGGAGCATTCAAGCCCAACGCCTTGAAACCGGATTCAAATTGA
- a CDS encoding 2Fe-2S iron-sulfur cluster-binding protein: MKLHFTLNGEPVELEAEPFTRLAPILADELGVASVRTPCGIGRCGACMVLVDGRPVNACLLVAGKVEGAEILTAEGVADAAKPVIDALERYGAVQCGYCAPGLLVSLAAAHKGTGDMKAEDVEALLTGNLCRCSGYAGLRKAIADVFA, encoded by the coding sequence ATGAAGCTCCATTTCACGCTCAACGGCGAACCGGTCGAATTGGAAGCGGAGCCTTTCACGCGTCTGGCCCCGATCCTTGCCGATGAACTGGGCGTCGCCAGCGTACGCACGCCCTGCGGCATCGGGCGGTGCGGGGCCTGCATGGTGCTTGTCGATGGCCGTCCCGTGAACGCCTGCCTGCTGGTTGCGGGCAAGGTGGAGGGGGCTGAGATCCTGACCGCCGAGGGCGTGGCAGACGCAGCCAAGCCGGTTATCGACGCGCTGGAACGCTACGGGGCCGTGCAATGCGGATATTGTGCACCGGGCCTCCTCGTCAGCCTCGCCGCCGCCCACAAGGGGACGGGCGACATGAAGGCGGAGGACGTGGAAGCGCTCCTGACCGGAAACCTCTGTCGCTGTTCCGGCTATGCGGGCCTTCGCAAGGCGATTGCCGACGTCTTCGCCTGA
- a CDS encoding nucleoside deaminase: MPVFDETRDEELLRRSIAIADEARKGGDHPFGCLLAGPDGEVLMEQGNGYSAEGGDLTAHAEKLLASRAAKKWKPEFLASCTMFTSAEPCAMCSGAVYWAGIGRVVYGQSERSLKEMTGGHPENPTLDLPCRTVFAAGQRDIVVKGPFLAEEAAKVQADFWKEREG, from the coding sequence ATGCCGGTATTCGACGAGACCCGAGACGAAGAACTGCTGCGCCGCTCCATCGCCATCGCCGATGAGGCCCGCAAGGGCGGCGATCATCCCTTCGGTTGCCTGCTTGCCGGGCCCGACGGCGAGGTTCTGATGGAACAGGGCAACGGCTATTCAGCCGAAGGCGGCGATCTGACGGCGCACGCCGAAAAGCTGCTGGCGAGCCGGGCTGCGAAGAAATGGAAGCCGGAGTTTCTGGCGTCCTGCACCATGTTCACCTCTGCCGAGCCCTGCGCCATGTGTTCCGGCGCGGTCTATTGGGCAGGCATCGGCCGCGTGGTCTATGGCCAGAGCGAACGATCGCTGAAGGAGATGACCGGCGGTCACCCGGAAAACCCGACGCTGGATCTGCCGTGCCGCACGGTCTTTGCTGCCGGGCAGCGCGATATCGTGGTGAAGGGCCCATTCCTGGCTGAGGAAGCTGCAAAGGTACAGGCCGACTTCTGGAAGGAGCGCGAGGGCTGA
- a CDS encoding ABC transporter ATP-binding protein: MAAKFPVIRFSNVEQVFTGNDGRPIHALTKLNFDIERHEFVSVLGPSGCGKSTLLRLVSGLIHPSEGAVEIYGMEVTQPRDEIGIVFQKPTLLPWFNVLNNVTFPMRHKYGRVMREDIDRAHELLKLVGLGDFAEKRIDELSGGMQQRVAIARALLLDPDILLMDEPFSALDALTRDEMSFELLRIWSERPKTVLFITHSIPEALLLSDRIIVMSERPGTVREVIDVPFARPRTMDTLSDPAFTELANHIRGELFSKPVAA, translated from the coding sequence ATGGCGGCCAAATTCCCGGTCATCCGGTTTTCCAATGTCGAACAGGTCTTCACCGGAAATGACGGGCGTCCGATCCACGCCCTGACCAAGCTGAACTTCGACATCGAGCGCCACGAATTCGTGTCTGTGCTCGGACCGTCGGGTTGTGGCAAGTCCACGCTTCTGCGCCTCGTATCAGGTCTCATTCACCCCAGCGAAGGGGCAGTGGAGATCTACGGCATGGAAGTGACCCAGCCGCGCGACGAGATCGGCATCGTCTTTCAGAAGCCGACCCTGCTTCCCTGGTTCAACGTGCTGAACAACGTCACCTTCCCGATGCGCCACAAGTATGGCCGGGTCATGCGCGAGGATATCGACCGCGCACATGAACTGCTGAAGTTGGTGGGCCTCGGCGATTTCGCCGAAAAGCGCATCGACGAGCTTTCCGGCGGCATGCAGCAGCGCGTCGCCATCGCCCGCGCCTTGCTGCTCGATCCCGACATTCTCTTGATGGACGAGCCTTTCTCGGCTCTCGACGCCCTGACGCGCGATGAGATGAGCTTTGAGCTTCTTCGCATCTGGTCTGAGCGGCCGAAGACGGTCTTATTCATCACCCATTCCATTCCCGAGGCGCTGCTGCTATCGGACCGCATCATCGTCATGTCGGAGCGCCCCGGCACGGTGCGAGAGGTCATCGACGTGCCCTTTGCCCGTCCGCGCACCATGGACACGCTCTCCGACCCCGCCTTCACCGAACTTGCCAATCACATCCGTGGAGAACTCTTCTCCAAGCCGGTCGCGGCCTGA
- a CDS encoding xanthine dehydrogenase family protein molybdopterin-binding subunit encodes MNMRISDKLTGRFRYLTDEAPADTLTGLVLRSPHPHARILRLDTSAAEATSGVHAVVTMADAPKGFRHGLRHKDQPPLADGVVRYRGEAVAAIAAESMEVARAALQAIEVDYAVLPTVSDPTKALEEDTPALHEGGNLCASMSYAHGDVEAVLSGSAHVVDLKLQTPRQMHVALELEGGIATSDGENLTLRAPAHDPHNVRSVISALTGIDDSRCHVVGSPIGGSYGGKEDLHVQPMLALLAVKAKRPVRLVLNRPESVMVGMKRHPFTISLRAGCDEAGRLTGLDFKAIADTGAYASHGPEVLDTGMECAPGAYGWQAVRLDGRLAYTNNGIAGAFRGFGAVQTQCALELAIDMLAEKVGLDPVAFRKLNLAGATDPGPMGQPMVPMPELEPLARSLGELPETPDDTCNPDRFLTGVGVALIRKGEGFGGGGPNGARGSLLLGTNGRIFLESSLTEMGQGLTAAAHAALISTLNVARDDVSLRIGETGVGDSGPTSASRGTQIAVRLVRKGAGAFRAALCKAASKKLGGAPADYDLGPGGLYRKAERRNQPDIAFADLAGEGAIRVEIEVPAIETHLAGQSVHTLFTACAARASVRVDRWTGRISCTGLDILPECGPPLVPAAFEGQMAGGAAQALGFCLTEDLPAIDGVFQAQNLDGYFIPTIADMPPVRVHALDDLGEDDPVGLRGAGEIGLNAVAPAIANAVRDALGVAPEALPVDPLWVLDVLEGAG; translated from the coding sequence ATGAACATGCGTATCTCCGACAAGCTGACGGGCCGGTTCCGCTATCTCACCGACGAGGCACCTGCGGACACGCTCACCGGACTGGTGCTTCGAAGTCCGCACCCCCATGCGCGCATCCTGAGGCTCGACACAAGTGCGGCGGAGGCGACGTCGGGCGTTCATGCGGTGGTGACGATGGCGGATGCGCCAAAGGGCTTCCGCCATGGTCTTCGCCACAAGGACCAGCCACCTTTGGCCGATGGTGTGGTGCGCTATCGCGGCGAAGCGGTGGCGGCGATTGCCGCCGAAAGCATGGAAGTCGCCCGCGCCGCGTTGCAAGCCATTGAAGTCGATTACGCGGTGCTTCCGACTGTGAGCGATCCGACCAAGGCATTGGAGGAGGACACACCGGCGCTGCATGAAGGCGGCAACCTCTGCGCCTCGATGAGTTATGCCCATGGCGACGTGGAGGCGGTGCTTTCAGGGTCCGCGCATGTGGTGGACCTGAAGCTTCAGACGCCGCGCCAGATGCACGTGGCCCTTGAGCTTGAGGGCGGCATAGCCACGTCCGACGGTGAAAACCTGACGTTGCGCGCACCCGCGCATGATCCGCATAATGTACGCAGTGTTATCAGCGCCTTGACCGGAATTGATGACTCTCGGTGTCATGTCGTCGGCTCGCCCATCGGCGGCAGTTATGGCGGCAAGGAGGACCTTCACGTCCAGCCCATGCTCGCCCTTCTGGCGGTGAAGGCGAAGCGGCCTGTTCGGCTGGTCCTCAACAGACCGGAATCCGTGATGGTCGGCATGAAACGCCACCCCTTCACGATCTCGCTTCGGGCCGGTTGCGATGAGGCGGGCAGGCTGACGGGGCTCGATTTCAAGGCAATCGCCGACACCGGGGCCTATGCGAGCCACGGGCCGGAGGTGCTCGACACCGGCATGGAATGCGCGCCGGGGGCTTATGGCTGGCAGGCTGTGCGGCTCGACGGGCGGCTCGCCTATACGAACAATGGCATCGCGGGCGCGTTCCGCGGGTTCGGTGCGGTGCAAACCCAATGCGCGCTGGAACTCGCCATCGATATGCTGGCTGAAAAGGTGGGGCTCGATCCGGTGGCCTTCCGCAAGCTCAATCTGGCGGGCGCAACCGATCCCGGCCCGATGGGCCAGCCGATGGTGCCCATGCCGGAACTGGAACCGCTCGCAAGGTCGCTTGGTGAACTGCCGGAAACTCCCGACGACACCTGCAATCCCGACCGTTTCCTGACGGGCGTGGGCGTCGCGCTGATCCGCAAGGGTGAGGGCTTTGGTGGCGGTGGGCCGAACGGCGCACGCGGGAGCCTGTTGCTCGGAACCAATGGACGGATTTTTCTGGAAAGCTCGCTCACCGAAATGGGGCAGGGGCTGACGGCGGCTGCGCATGCTGCCCTGATCTCGACATTGAACGTGGCGCGCGACGATGTGAGCTTGCGCATCGGCGAGACGGGTGTCGGCGACAGCGGCCCGACATCCGCTTCGCGCGGTACGCAGATCGCCGTGCGGCTGGTGCGCAAGGGAGCCGGAGCGTTCCGTGCGGCCCTGTGCAAGGCGGCATCAAAGAAACTCGGCGGTGCGCCGGCCGATTATGACCTCGGCCCCGGCGGCCTCTATCGCAAGGCGGAGCGACGCAACCAGCCGGATATCGCCTTTGCCGATCTTGCGGGCGAGGGGGCAATCCGCGTCGAGATCGAGGTTCCGGCCATCGAGACCCATCTGGCGGGCCAGTCGGTCCATACGCTGTTCACGGCTTGTGCGGCACGCGCCAGCGTGCGCGTGGATCGCTGGACGGGGCGCATCAGCTGCACCGGGCTCGATATTCTGCCGGAATGCGGGCCGCCGCTGGTGCCTGCCGCTTTTGAAGGGCAGATGGCGGGCGGCGCAGCGCAGGCGCTGGGTTTTTGCCTTACGGAAGACCTTCCCGCCATTGACGGTGTCTTTCAGGCGCAGAACCTGGACGGCTATTTCATCCCCACCATCGCCGACATGCCGCCCGTTCGCGTTCATGCGCTGGATGATCTGGGTGAGGACGATCCTGTGGGCCTGCGCGGCGCGGGCGAAATCGGGCTCAATGCGGTGGCGCCCGCGATTGCCAATGCGGTCCGCGATGCGTTGGGCGTTGCCCCGGAAGCATTGCCGGTCGATCCGCTCTGGGTGCTCGATGTTCTGGAGGGGGCGGGATGA
- a CDS encoding FAD binding domain-containing protein: MVFALARTIDEALAFKEALGPEAIYGGGLTALQLGWPDEVPGVPVVDVSEADFGPLSQPIAPGYLRLAANARLEALRLDPLVAKRLPALRDLLGTLGSTGVRNLATLGGNLAWGLGDTEVLLAALGADLIYADGLKKPVDAALHDDGLLIAVEVHTARHAPHFVEKLGHREAFSPARVVVAGCLRPGGWKVAARIGPTSLLVERLQHADEVETVFSHVEGPDPALLRIARNLLCGHMTRLGDAP, encoded by the coding sequence ATGGTCTTTGCGCTCGCCCGGACCATTGACGAGGCGCTGGCCTTCAAGGAGGCGCTCGGCCCCGAAGCCATCTATGGCGGCGGCTTGACCGCGCTCCAATTGGGGTGGCCCGATGAGGTCCCCGGTGTGCCAGTGGTTGATGTCTCTGAAGCCGATTTCGGCCCGCTGAGCCAACCGATCGCTCCCGGCTACCTACGCCTTGCCGCCAATGCGCGGCTTGAGGCGCTGCGGCTCGATCCGCTCGTGGCCAAACGCCTGCCTGCGCTTCGCGATCTTCTGGGAACATTGGGATCCACCGGTGTGCGCAATCTCGCGACGCTCGGCGGCAATCTCGCATGGGGGCTTGGCGATACCGAGGTGCTTCTGGCAGCTCTCGGCGCAGATCTGATCTATGCGGACGGCCTGAAAAAGCCCGTCGACGCCGCACTACACGATGATGGCCTGCTCATCGCCGTTGAGGTCCACACCGCGCGTCACGCACCGCATTTTGTCGAGAAGCTCGGCCATCGCGAAGCCTTCTCGCCCGCGCGGGTGGTTGTTGCTGGATGTCTGAGGCCTGGCGGCTGGAAGGTCGCGGCCCGCATCGGCCCGACCTCGCTTCTTGTCGAGAGGCTTCAACACGCGGATGAGGTGGAAACGGTGTTCTCCCATGTTGAGGGCCCGGATCCGGCATTGCTGCGCATTGCGCGCAATCTCCTGTGTGGTCACATGACCCGGCTCGGAGACGCGCCATGA
- a CDS encoding ABC transporter permease: MTAIRKAFGGFVGRHGLGAAVFIGAAVLFWVIFLIILPQLAMLDYSFRHNLPRADVGGPQDVYTVANYSYFLFGNDGTLQTTDLAVLGKTMLAAVFVTIIDIALCYPIAFILAHSATGVAARLMVIGLIVPFWVNEILRAFAFRVLFGATGVINGFGQSLGLWDAPIDFIRADVALYSGLTYAYILLMVFPIYNAVEALDRNQIEAARDMGASWWRVHWRVVLPVAKPGIASGATMVFMLTAGALAAPQILGGPSSLWFTQLIYQWFNQSANWQRGSAYAVILLVICIGFVMLLMRVFKVNIGAIGR; this comes from the coding sequence ATGACGGCAATCCGGAAGGCTTTCGGCGGGTTCGTCGGGCGTCATGGTCTAGGCGCCGCCGTTTTCATTGGCGCGGCGGTGTTGTTCTGGGTGATCTTTCTGATCATCCTGCCCCAGCTTGCGATGCTGGATTACTCCTTCCGCCACAACCTGCCGCGCGCGGATGTCGGCGGGCCGCAGGATGTCTACACTGTCGCCAATTACAGCTACTTCCTGTTCGGCAATGACGGGACGCTCCAGACCACGGATCTCGCCGTTCTCGGCAAGACGATGCTGGCTGCAGTTTTCGTGACGATCATCGACATTGCGCTGTGCTACCCGATTGCCTTCATCCTTGCCCATTCGGCAACGGGCGTTGCCGCGCGGCTGATGGTGATCGGGTTGATCGTTCCCTTCTGGGTCAACGAGATCCTGCGCGCCTTCGCCTTCCGCGTTCTCTTCGGTGCAACCGGCGTCATCAACGGGTTCGGGCAATCCCTGGGGCTGTGGGACGCGCCCATCGACTTCATCCGCGCCGATGTCGCGCTCTATAGCGGGCTTACCTACGCCTATATCCTGCTGATGGTCTTTCCCATCTACAACGCGGTGGAGGCGCTGGACCGCAACCAGATCGAGGCGGCGCGCGACATGGGGGCGAGCTGGTGGCGGGTCCACTGGCGGGTGGTGCTGCCGGTCGCGAAACCCGGCATTGCCTCGGGGGCAACCATGGTCTTCATGCTGACGGCAGGCGCGCTCGCAGCGCCCCAGATCCTTGGCGGGCCATCCAGCCTGTGGTTCACCCAGCTCATCTACCAGTGGTTCAACCAGTCGGCTAACTGGCAGCGCGGATCGGCCTATGCCGTCATCCTGCTCGTCATCTGCATCGGCTTCGTCATGCTGCTGATGCGTGTCTTCAAGGTCAATATCGGGGCGATCGGGCGATGA
- a CDS encoding ABC transporter substrate-binding protein has protein sequence MKTRLMKSFLASAAFLAASVGVASAADAVKFMIDWLPAGDKAAIYYGVEKGIFAEADLDVSVLVGRGSSDVVTKLSTGAADVGSGGLSALLQAVATEKAPAKGILSVYTKQPDAIFTTTYSGIEKLADVSGKKIATATFSSSNVVWPLVLEANGIDPASVQVVKVDPGALAPMLATGQVDATINWMTVAPAFAGPLGEAGKTFKSLPWSEYGFDGYGLSIFASDTMIKDRPEVLKRFAAAYQKATSMAIEDPEGAAAALKAMVPEIDEATAVEQWKASIPLMVNEISEKNGAGTFETELLKATWSWVAKSQGMEMGALDPETVIDRSFAD, from the coding sequence ATGAAAACTCGCCTCATGAAGTCCTTCCTTGCTTCCGCCGCTTTCCTCGCGGCTTCCGTGGGCGTCGCAAGCGCTGCCGATGCCGTCAAGTTCATGATCGACTGGCTGCCTGCCGGCGACAAGGCCGCGATCTATTACGGCGTGGAGAAGGGCATCTTCGCCGAAGCCGATCTCGACGTGAGCGTGCTGGTCGGTCGGGGCTCGTCCGATGTGGTGACCAAGCTCTCCACCGGGGCGGCCGATGTTGGTTCCGGCGGTCTGTCCGCACTGCTTCAAGCGGTCGCGACGGAAAAGGCCCCGGCCAAGGGGATCCTTTCCGTCTACACCAAGCAGCCCGATGCCATCTTCACCACCACCTACAGTGGCATCGAGAAACTCGCCGATGTGTCTGGCAAGAAGATCGCCACCGCGACGTTCTCTTCCTCCAACGTCGTGTGGCCGCTGGTGCTGGAAGCCAATGGCATCGATCCGGCAAGCGTTCAGGTTGTGAAGGTCGATCCTGGCGCTCTCGCCCCGATGCTGGCCACCGGTCAGGTGGATGCGACCATCAACTGGATGACGGTCGCCCCGGCCTTTGCCGGGCCGCTGGGTGAGGCGGGCAAGACCTTCAAGTCGCTACCCTGGTCGGAATACGGCTTTGACGGTTACGGCCTGTCGATCTTCGCCTCCGACACGATGATCAAGGACCGCCCGGAAGTTCTCAAGCGCTTCGCCGCGGCCTATCAGAAGGCCACGTCCATGGCCATTGAGGACCCGGAAGGCGCTGCTGCCGCTCTGAAGGCCATGGTGCCGGAAATCGACGAAGCGACTGCCGTGGAACAGTGGAAAGCGTCCATTCCGCTGATGGTCAACGAGATTTCCGAAAAGAATGGCGCGGGCACCTTCGAGACGGAACTCCTGAAGGCCACCTGGAGCTGGGTTGCCAAGTCGCAGGGCATGGAGATGGGGGCCCTCGATCCGGAGACTGTCATCGACCGCAGCTTTGCTGATTAG